The Phoenix dactylifera cultivar Barhee BC4 chromosome 9, palm_55x_up_171113_PBpolish2nd_filt_p, whole genome shotgun sequence genome window below encodes:
- the LOC103701801 gene encoding uncharacterized protein LOC103701801: MDPGGRAEAERCLAIAEKLLAARDLVGSKRFAERSLEADPLIDGVDQILAVADVLLDSQRRVNNHIDWYAVLQLPSSPDGRDPSAVKLAYRRLALLLHPDRNRSPGADAAFRLVCDAWSVLSDPSKKSLFDAELHIAASAASKPSPFSAAAGDSAATTFWTACTFCCRLHQYARAYLNCSLRCPNCRRAFNAAEITAPPPIVPGTDMYYCSWGFFPLGFPGGPGFGGTPDLSSGWKPFHPMFPRSGNHPSQPPPDNQQGPRNGPSETPQDNERRENAMKPQWTTAPAARNKKKMARKKVGGDLKKRTWNTESEGKGGNEAEPAMLGPEVLEGSRAKAATIDVDEEVEFRDININEAAKGSEGNAEIVGDEGDTMNFHIDMDATDELLGNLQSLPFLKEEEIPGHMP, translated from the coding sequence ATGGATCCCGGCGGCCGGGCAGAGGCGGAGCGGTGCCTGGCGATCGCGGAAAAGCTCCTCGCGGCGCGGGACCTCGTAGGGAGCAAGCGGTTCGCGGAGCGGTCTTTGGAGGCGGACCCCCTCATCGACGGCGTCGACCAGATACTCGCCGTCGCCGACGTTCTCCTCGACTCCCAGCGCCGCGTCAACAATCACATCGACTGGTACGCCGTCCTCCAGCTCCCTTCCTCCCCCGATGGCCGCGACCCCTCCGCTGTCAAGCTAGCCTACCGCCGCCTCGCCCTTCTCCTCCATCCCGATCGCAACCGCTCCCCTGGCGCTGATGCCGCCTTCCGCCTCGTCTGCGACGCCTGGTCCGTCCTTTCCGATCCCTCCAAGAAGTCCCTCTTCGACGCCGAGCTCCacatcgccgcctctgccgCCTCCAAACCCTCCCCATTCTCTGCCGCCGCCGGCGACTCCGCGGCCACCACCTTCTGGACCGCCTGCACCTTCTGCTGCCGGCTGCACCAGTATGCCCGCGCCTACCTGAACTGCTCCCTCCGCTGCCCCAACTGCCGCCGGGCGTTCAACGCCGCCGAGATCACCGCTCCGCCGCCCATCGTCCCCGGTACCGACATGTACTACTGCTCCTGGGGCTTCTTCCCCCTAGGTTTTCCCGGCGGGCCGGGCTTCGGCGGCACCCCGGATCTCAGTAGCGGGTGGAAGCCCTTCCATCCGATGTTCCCGAGGTCCGGGAACCACCCCTCGCAGCCGCCCCCCGACAACCAGCAGGGCCCCCGAAATGGGCCCAGCGAGACACCGCAGGATAATGAGAGGAGGGAAAATGCGATGAAGCCCCAGTGGACGACAGCGCCGGCCGCGAGGAATAAGAAGAAGATGGCGAGGAAGAAGGTTGGTGGGGACCTAAAGAAGAGGACTTGGAACACAGAGAGTGAGGGGAAGGGTGGCAACGAGGCTGAGCCAGCGATGCTTGGCCCTGAGGTATTGGAGGGCAGTAGGGCGAAGGCTGCCACCATTGATGTTGATGAAGAAGTAGAGTTCAGAGACATTAATATTAACGAAGCAGCCAAGGGTTCGGAGGGCAATGCTGAGATTGTGGGAGATGAAGGGGACACGATGAACTTTCATATCGACATGGATGCTACAGATGAGCTCCTGGGTAATCTTCAAAGCCTTCCCTTCTTGAAGGAGGAAGAGATTCCAGGGCATATGCCGTAA